Sequence from the Erythrobacter insulae genome:
CGGCAGCCGCCAAGGCGCTCGGCCTTGGAAGAACGACTGTCTACGCACTCATCAAGCAGCGTAAAATTGAAACAATAAAGGTGGGCAGACGCACACTGCTGACCACTGCGTCGTTGCGTCGCCTCATTAACGACGAAACCGCGGGCTGACCGGCACCCAAGCGCCGAGATTGCAGAAAATTTTCTCAAAAGGAATTCACCATGTCTTTTATCCAGCAGTTGCGGGACAGATTTGCTCGTCCCCAAAAATCCGGGTTTCTGAACTACAATTTCCGTATCGACCGACAGGTAGCCTACTACTTGACTCCCCTAATTGAGCGGATGGCAAGCGGCGACAACGAAGCGTGGATTCTGCTGAATGCAGTCCGCTTTCACTTCATCGGCGAGCGCCCAATCAGCGCGATCCATTTGGGCGAGGAGGTGCGGCTTTATGTGGAGGGGCCGCGATTTGAATGTGGTGATGAAACCTTTCCCATTGGGGCACAGGTTTCGGTTGGCTGGGCGGGTTGGGTCAACCTTGATCCGGTCGAGGCAAGCGATCTGGATTACAAAGTCCGCAAAGCAATCGATGAAGCTGTCTTTCGCTGGGTTAGCGAAGCTAATCTAACTGGCCGCACTTCACCTTGCAGACAGCCGCGTTCGAGAGAACACGAAGACCATATTGCTCTTCGTCAGATGGTCACTGCCGCAGGCCGGTCAGCACGTGAAAGCGAGGCCGCCCGTGGATGATCAGCCGAAGACAATATTGACCTCGCTGAGCTTCGGATCTTCGATCCGAAGCAACATAATGGGGACACACCCCACGCACGGGTGCATCCAGCTTTTCTGCGGGTTTGATGAGATGCTGATAGCATCTCATCAATTGCAGCCGCTTAGGAACGGCGCGATTCAGCCATCTTCCGCGATGGCGAATAGCATCTCGCCGGAGACGGCACGATGAGCGCCCGTGCTCAAACCGTCCGGTTGTCTCCGGCGCAGCACCGTGCTCTGTCCGGCCTCGCGAAGAGCTACGGATTGAGCGAATATGCGATGCTGGCACGCGTCACGGACGCAGGGCTTGCTGCGCTCGTTCAGCGAGCGGGCAATGACATCGACACAGGCGAAATCGTCACCGAACTGGCATCGGTCAGCACGCGCATCGTCGATGTCGAGCGTTTACTGGACCGGACTTTGTTCACCGCCTGCGCCGCCTACTGCTTTGCGCGCAGCGCGGCGCAAGCCACGCGCAAAAGCGATGAGGTCATCACCGCTGAGATTAACGCGGCCTACGATCGTCAGCGGCGGCTTTCGCAGGAGGGGCGCAAATGAGCCAGCCCCACGACCGGCGCGCCCATGCCGATGCCTTGCGCCGCCACAACCGCAACAATCAGCTCGCACGGTTCAGGCGGCAGACCGGCATCATGCTGGCAGCTATCGCCCTGGGGGCGATTGCCACGCCCTATGTGATGCTGGACCAGCAGACCATAAAGGCAGCAGGCACCTATGCCATCGCCAAGGCGAAACTGTGGTTTGCCCAAGAATCGGTGGTCGATCCGGCAATGACGATCACCGTGGACGGTCAAGCCTATGCCGTTCCAGCCCGCGCCGTTGTCGCGTATCCCTATTATGCCGATCCGGCATCCAGCATCGTCACATACACCATGTGGGGTGGTGCGCTTGGCTTTGCCGGATGGCTGGCGAGCCTGTTCCTGCTGCGTGGAGCGATGACCCGGCGGCGCGAGCGCGCCTTGCAGGACAGGGTGATTGCGGGAACCCTTGTCACGACCGAGAAGCAGCTTGCCAATCTGACCGGCGCGGAGGCCGACGCTAGCGCGCTTGCCGTTGGCACGGTTCCCATTCCGAACCGGTTGGAAACCCGGCACATGGCGATGATCGGCACCACTGGCAGCGGCAAGACCACAGCCTTGCGCCAGTTGCTCGATGGGATCGAGGCGCGCGGCGAAGCGGCTCTGGTTTATGATACATCCGGCGAGTTCATCGCGCAGTATTACAACCCCGAACGCGGCGACGTGATCCTCAACCCATTTGATGCCCGCTGCGCATTCTGGTCGCCGTTCGCAGAAATCGCCCACCCCGCCGATGCTGACCGCATCGCGCACCAGCTTATCACCGAGACCGGACAGCAGGACAGCGACGTTTGGCTGGACACCAGCCGCATCCTTGTCGCCAACATGATCCGGGCCTTGTGGCGCGAGGGCAAATGCACATTGCCTG
This genomic interval carries:
- a CDS encoding helix-turn-helix domain-containing protein, encoding MEQLTVSVSAAAKALGLGRTTVYALIKQRKIETIKVGRRTLLTTASLRRLINDETAG